A single region of the Streptomyces sp. NBC_00236 genome encodes:
- a CDS encoding wax ester/triacylglycerol synthase family O-acyltransferase codes for MGTELLAPLDLAFWHLESDAHPMHLGALAVFAPDGDRPPGPDALLELLGTRAAAIPRLRMRVRDVLLPVGGAAWSVDKDFDVHRHVKRVRLPEAATAGEGEAGFMAAATLLAGELMEQPLRRGLPPWQMYLIEGAPDGPFAVLVKLHHALADGMRAVAIGAGIFDEIASAAGRGRPGPAAGRVRPVPPRSWMPGPRQVAGLALGRIEDLGRAFGVGASLVRASRLDLRGAPALSASSSGTRRLATADLDLASVRRIRRAAGGTGNDVLLAVVAGALRRWMLERGEPLPGSDPRALVPVSRRRPGGTAAATGNRLSAYLLGLPVSEPDPWERLRAVRGAMDRNKAAGPLRGAGAVAVLADQLPSLAHRFGAPLAGSAARMLFDVLVTSVPLPRSALSLGGCPLRALYPMAPLARGQSLAVALTTYGGTVQIGLVADGKALPDLERLGRCAEDEVSELLTLLP; via the coding sequence TTGGGCACTGAGCTACTGGCACCTCTCGATCTGGCCTTCTGGCACCTCGAGTCCGATGCGCACCCCATGCACCTCGGTGCGCTCGCCGTCTTCGCGCCGGACGGTGACCGCCCCCCGGGCCCCGACGCCCTTCTCGAACTGCTCGGAACCCGGGCCGCCGCCATTCCCCGGCTCCGGATGCGGGTGCGTGACGTGCTGCTGCCCGTCGGCGGCGCGGCCTGGTCGGTGGACAAGGACTTCGACGTCCACCGGCACGTCAAGCGGGTGCGGCTGCCCGAGGCGGCGACCGCCGGTGAGGGCGAGGCCGGTTTCATGGCCGCCGCCACCCTGCTCGCGGGCGAACTGATGGAACAGCCGCTGCGCCGAGGGCTGCCGCCCTGGCAGATGTACCTCATCGAAGGTGCCCCGGACGGTCCGTTCGCCGTGCTCGTCAAGCTTCACCACGCGCTCGCCGACGGCATGCGAGCGGTCGCCATCGGCGCCGGGATCTTCGACGAGATCGCCTCGGCCGCGGGCCGGGGCCGGCCGGGACCCGCGGCCGGCCGGGTCCGCCCCGTGCCGCCGCGCTCCTGGATGCCAGGCCCCCGACAGGTCGCCGGACTCGCCCTCGGCCGGATCGAGGACCTCGGCCGCGCCTTCGGCGTCGGGGCCTCGCTCGTACGGGCCAGTCGCCTCGATCTGCGCGGCGCGCCCGCCCTCAGCGCCAGTTCCTCCGGCACCCGGCGCCTCGCCACGGCCGATCTCGACCTCGCATCCGTGCGGCGGATCCGCCGGGCGGCGGGCGGTACCGGCAACGACGTGCTGCTCGCGGTCGTGGCGGGTGCGCTGCGCCGCTGGATGCTGGAACGAGGCGAACCGCTGCCGGGTTCCGACCCGCGCGCCCTGGTCCCCGTCTCCCGTCGCCGGCCGGGCGGCACGGCCGCGGCCACCGGAAACCGGCTCTCTGCCTATCTGCTGGGCCTCCCCGTCTCCGAACCCGACCCCTGGGAGCGGCTGCGGGCCGTCCGCGGTGCCATGGACCGCAACAAGGCCGCGGGGCCGCTGCGCGGGGCCGGAGCGGTCGCGGTCCTCGCCGACCAACTGCCCTCGCTGGCCCACCGCTTCGGTGCGCCGCTGGCCGGGAGCGCCGCCCGGATGCTCTTCGACGTACTGGTCACCAGCGTGCCGCTGCCGCGTTCGGCCCTGTCACTGGGCGGCTGCCCGCTGCGGGCGCTCTACCCGATGGCGCCGCTGGCCCGCGGCCAGTCGCTGGCCGTCGCGCTGACCACGTACGGCGGCACGGTGCAGATCGGCCTGGTGGCCGACGGCAAGGCGCTGCCCGACCTGGAGCGGCTGGGCCGCTGTGCCGAGGACGAGGTCTCCGAACTGCTGACGCTGCTGCCCTGA